The Triticum aestivum cultivar Chinese Spring unplaced genomic scaffold, IWGSC CS RefSeq v2.1 scaffold69151, whole genome shotgun sequence genomic sequence TTCTGAGATGTTTGGTGGTTATAGGGTCATCGCAGTCAGACTTTTCTCCCATTGGGTGGTAAAAAAAATTGTAAGGGGTGAGATTTTCCATCCAATGATAGTTCATTGTGTAGCTTAGAACCAACCAGCAAAGTAAGGCAAAGCTTTATTGCACTCATCCAATATCACGGCATAAAAACAAGTCAGCCGCATGCACAAACAATCTATCGACCTGCCCGAGTATGAGTTTGATTGTGTGCACATATTAATATGGTATCCGTACTAATAACGTGGTAATATATACTCTTGTGGGTACAAAATTTACAGACAATCAATTCGTTTAAAAACCATGTACAGTAAATCATGGGTATTTTCACATTTTGTTAGACCTATATCTGCTCAGACTTTTTGCATTATTAGTAGTCATTTGCAATATATATTTTTCTCTTGTTCCCAACGTTTTAAAAAATGCACCTTCAAATTTATTTTAGCATACTAATTGTTATTCGTCGTGATATCACTTATTCAGTAAAGGAGTTAATAAAGATGGACTTACATGGCAATCCACTTGAGGCCGAGGTGGTGGATGTTTCAGTGCTCCAGTTTCTTGTTGGAGGATCCTGCCATATGTAGTCTCATTGTTTGGTGTGGGAGACAGATAATTGCACTTTTTATACAAAATTTGGGAGTCATAAATTTCTTCAAGCAACTGCAGGGAAACATAAAAAAGAATCATGCATATATTCAATCTATTGTGATATTGTGATAGAAAAAGAATTGTAGAAACTCATCAATCTATGTTTATAATATATACATGATTACGAATTTGGCAGCCAACAACGTGCACATGGACAGCTTTGATAGATTAGGATGGAAGTCGTATGTAAGCAAAATAGTTATGATAGATTAGGACAGTGATAGATTAGGATGGAAGTCTTATGTAATCAAATATGCTAATGATAGATTAGGATGGTGACATATGAGGATGAAAGTCGTATGTAATCAAACATAGTTATGATAGATTAGGATAGTGACATATTAGGATGGAAGTCGTATGTAGACATATAGTCTTTAAATGGAGCCTTTTTGATAGGCCAACGAagatactagatcaagatatattAGACGTAAAAATTCTTTGAAAATGAGGAATTGAGAAGGAGATACGATGGAAGGTTCATCTTCTTAGTATGTAGAAAAATATACAAATAAAATGTGTATTGCTATAGGTTTCCAAATTTACTTGAGCAATCAAATTGATCAGCACCGTTAATCGTATGTTGAGTGACTTGTATGCTTACCGCCTTGAACCTGTCCATAGCTTGAGCGCAGATAACATTCTTGGGGTTGTCATAAGGTTCCCCATGGCAGTGCTCCATTATTGTCTTATATCAGATCGATTGATCACATGCAAGCACATGGAAACtgaattaactaactaattaacctcATACGGGGAATAATCTAAGCTTTATATTAGTAGTTAACTGCAGGTCAGCGCATATGTGATTGAGCAAGTTGGGAGCTTGTGTAACTAATCACCTCATACAACTGATCGGAAATGACTCCTACTCCATGAAGATATGGCACTCTAGAATCCATATCAATGGCCTCACCAGTAATCGGGTTGCCTACCAGATAGCCCTGAGAATATATGTTTTTGTCATAACATATAAGCTAGCTGTGGCCAGACTAATTTTGATTTTCGCATTTAACATCAGTACAATAATTGTGATATATGTGTATACATAGTGTGTGAATGAATTTTAGAGTACTTACCTTGAGATTAATTGTCGGCTTCAGTCCCGCTTCAATATCTAAAAACAGACAAATATATTGCTTAGGTGTGATGGATAGACGTACTATATCCACCTGTCCAAAGTAAACACCTTGAACTTTCTTTCAAGTGAATGTGAAAAAAAAAACCAAGTTATAGATGCTAGTAATAATGCAGCACCTTCTGAGATCTTCTGCGCGACGTTTGGTACGATCTTTCCGGCGTACGAGTCTCCCCCGACATAGAAATGATTTGAGAGGAAATCTGGATGCTCGGTGAACCACTTATCCAAAGATGAAGAAATGTTTTTTATCAGAAAATTATGTTGACGATGATAACAAAattagtatatactccctccgtccggaaatacttatccGATGAATGGATGTATCCagatatattttagttctatatacatccatttgtatcgatttctacgacaagtattcctgaacggagggagtactctgcATCGCAAATCAATGTATAGCAAGCAGCTTCAGTTGAATTATTGCTACGTATTACCTTGGTGAGGAACGTTTTGAGCTGCAGCGAAGAGGAGACCTCTCCGACGTCGTACCCTCTGGGGTCCCGGGagaaggagaagccggcgccgaCGGGCGAGTCGACAAAGAGGACGCTCGCGGCCTTGGTCCAGGAGTAGGGGTGGTAGTGCAGCCGCGGCACGGTCCCGGACGCGCCGTCGTAGGGCTCGATCACGAACCTCAGCGGGCCCATCTCGAAGAGCACAGCGCTGAGCACGCTGCAGCGGTCACCGCCGGTGAGCCAGAGGATGACCGGGTCGCGCCGCGGGTCGCCCTCCGACTCGATGAAGTAGTagaagagctccgagccgtgctcCTCGTCCACCGTCACGTATCTGCCGACGATCGATAAGAAATGGGAGTACGTTAGCTATGCAGCTGGCTGCAGGTAAATTGGTGCAGTTTCAATGGACCCAAGAGTTGGTGCAGTGGTACGGTGGTACCCGGTCACAAGGCGGAACGGGAGGGCGCCGTCGAAGCCCGGCAGGCTGGTGACCAGCGTCGGGGCCGCCTCGCCGGAGACGATGATgaagctgaggaggaggaggagccgggacAGCAGTTGCGCCTCCATGGTTTGTCCGGTTACCCGTTGAATTTCTGCCGGGCTGCCGTGCTCGACCGGACGTAACTGATAAAGAAGTGAGACGGCGTGCTGTCATGTCATGTGCCTATAGTTTACTGTCTCCTACCTGCCGCAGGTGTATACAATGGGACTTGCTATTTGACTATTTGTAGGTCGCCTGAAAAAAAGGTTTGGACTCGGTCTTTTTTTCCGCCGTTGGATTTAGCGGTTGGTGTCTGCCTTATGGGATGAGTCCTGGAAAAAAAAcgccccctccctccctcgtcACGGGGAGGAACCCTAAACCGCAGGCGCCAGAGGGCATGGCTGGGCGAAACCTGGCCGGCAGCCGTGGGGCCTTCTCGTCTCCCACTCGTGGATTTGGCACGAGCCGGGGGCTGCTTAGCCGGGATGCGGCGGTAGCTCAGGGTGCAGAGGCGTGATAGGTGCCGGTGCGACGGGATGGCGGTGGTGGGGCGGGCTGCAGGCTGTGATAGCCACATATGCTCACCAACAAAGTGATGGGGACTGGGGGTGGCTTGGGCCACAGGCGTCCGCCTCTGTCGTGGTGGTGTCGACCGGTAGAGGTGgcagcatggtggtggtggtgcatgtCCCAGTGCCAGTTGGGTTCGGTCCAGCGGATTTATGTGACATTGAACAGGTGGTTTGGGCTCTCCACCACATGAGTGTTGACTTTGATGCTGCGACCGGATGGCGGCCCACAATTGATGGTGGTGGAGGTTGACCCGTCATGGGGGCCGGAGGAGGCGTTAACTTGCACAGATGAGGCTTCCCCCTGGTTCAAGATCTGGAATGGCCATATATGATGGGGAGTTGGtcgatgcccccccccccctcgatggTGCTTGATGGCAGTTGGCCGGCGGCAGGCCTAGTCGCTAAtacaagggggaggtgcggccccCTGTGCAAGGCTGGATTCCCCTGTGCGTTCCTCGGTGCATCTAGGTCGCCCATTTGGTTCACCGGCTTTGGCCTCTCTTCGCTCTTCCATCGTGGA encodes the following:
- the LOC123172256 gene encoding serine carboxypeptidase-like 11, translated to MEAQLLSRLLLLLSFIIVSGEAAPTLVTSLPGFDGALPFRLVTGYVTVDEEHGSELFYYFIESEGDPRRDPVILWLTGGDRCSVLSAVLFEMGPLRFVIEPYDGASGTVPRLHYHPYSWTKAASVLFVDSPVGAGFSFSRDPRGYDVGEVSSSLQLKTFLTKWFTEHPDFLSNHFYVGGDSYAGKIVPNVAQKISEDIEAGLKPTINLKGYLVGNPITGEAIDMDSRVPYLHGVGVISDQLYETIMEHCHGEPYDNPKNVICAQAMDRFKALLEEIYDSQILYKKCNYLSPTPNNETTYGRILQQETGALKHPPPRPQVDCHGYITYLAYVWANNNITRENLGIKAGSMGEWVRCHEKDLPFTHDIESSIKYHRNITSKGYRALVYSGDHDAVVPFLGTQSWVRSLNFPIMDEWRAWHLDGQSAGFTIAYTNNMTFATVKGGGHTAPSYQPERCLAMLTRWISNEPL